The following are encoded in a window of Chloroflexota bacterium genomic DNA:
- a CDS encoding glycosyltransferase, with the protein MEATIGGTKRHLFDLTTSLDPADVAVEVACPAVRSEAHGDTSFASDLREAGVTVREIPMLRALNPWADATTIVRLARLIRRGGYDIVHTHSTKAGITGRLAARWSRVRTVHTPHGFYYLNFAGGAARVMARGLEKVLGSMTDRVIALSDGEQHEAARLLGSSRVRLVPNGFEPFEPLSKPEARRRLGLSPNVPVVGTTSRFTAQKAPMDIVEAFRVIHAARPDTRLLWINGGELQTVVEQRLADLGLLHATLRPGFVPDARTLLPAMDVYLHLARWEGVPYAVMEAMWAGVPVVGARAIGTSDLISDEDTGLLVDAGDGAAAGGAALRVLTEPALARTITQAAACGMRRRQDRHGMARATEAVYRELVQTN; encoded by the coding sequence ATGGAGGCCACCATCGGTGGCACGAAACGGCATCTGTTCGACCTGACCACGTCGCTGGATCCGGCCGACGTGGCCGTAGAGGTGGCGTGTCCGGCGGTGCGATCCGAAGCGCACGGCGACACCTCGTTTGCAAGCGACCTGCGCGAGGCGGGAGTGACCGTGCGGGAGATCCCGATGCTGCGGGCGTTGAATCCGTGGGCCGACGCCACGACCATCGTTCGCCTGGCGCGGCTGATCCGCAGGGGAGGCTACGACATCGTCCACACCCACAGCACCAAGGCCGGAATCACCGGGCGCCTCGCCGCGCGATGGAGCCGCGTCCGCACCGTGCACACCCCGCACGGCTTCTACTACCTGAACTTTGCCGGCGGCGCCGCCCGCGTCATGGCGCGCGGGCTCGAGAAAGTCTTGGGCTCGATGACCGATCGCGTGATCGCCCTATCCGACGGTGAGCAGCACGAGGCCGCAAGGCTTCTGGGGTCGTCGCGCGTGCGCCTGGTGCCCAATGGCTTCGAGCCCTTCGAGCCGCTGTCGAAGCCCGAGGCGCGCCGACGCCTTGGCCTTTCACCCAATGTGCCGGTGGTCGGCACGACCTCGCGCTTCACCGCCCAAAAGGCCCCGATGGACATCGTCGAGGCGTTCCGCGTGATTCACGCGGCGCGTCCGGATACCCGCCTGCTATGGATCAACGGCGGCGAGCTGCAGACGGTGGTGGAGCAGCGACTCGCGGACCTCGGCCTCTTGCACGCCACGCTGCGTCCCGGCTTCGTGCCCGACGCCCGGACCCTGCTGCCGGCCATGGACGTCTATCTGCACCTCGCCCGCTGGGAGGGCGTGCCCTACGCCGTCATGGAGGCCATGTGGGCCGGCGTGCCCGTCGTGGGCGCGCGGGCCATCGGCACCAGCGATCTGATCTCCGACGAGGACACGGGTTTGCTGGTGGACGCCGGCGATGGAGCGGCGGCTGGCGGCGCGGCGCTGCGCGTGTTGACAGAGCCGGCGCTGGCTCGCACCATCACGCAGGCGGCGGCGTGCGGCATGCGCCGGCGGCAGGATCGCCACGGCATGGCCCGCGCCACCGAAGCCGTATACCGCGAACTCGTGCAGACAAACTGA
- a CDS encoding sugar transferase has product MLSRTRAVGGFLAIADVLLTMLALLAADALRHALPFGFGAGEHLDWLGVREYVIVAVTWPFFLRFAKVYDHRRVMRVVLEARAITFAVLLATGALFAAFFVLKVEFLSRLLFVYFVVLNLAILINFRWLLNLALRTRHLSPATRRLVLIAGAGPVGDRVSRLIIDRPWSGYEVIGFADDDAQKQDTMLNGRPVLGLVEELPALVERHGPDDVIIALPLHAHSRLRESVLALERADVRIRVVPDVFDLMPGRTMAEDTWGIPMISVRAPEITGFDRVVKRVFDLVLGLLTLVVMAPVMAFSALAVWLETGRPVIFAQRRVGENGRLFTMYKFRTMVANAEAQIEAARQSGQRLEDIYKPANDMRVTRVGRVLRRASLDELPQLWNVLRGEMSLVGPRPELPWVVDQYESWQRQRLSVLPGITGWWQVNGRGDLPLVENVEYDLFYIQNYSPLLDISILARTVWVVARGRGAY; this is encoded by the coding sequence GTGCTAAGTCGAACTCGCGCCGTCGGCGGATTCCTCGCGATCGCCGACGTGCTGTTGACCATGCTGGCGCTGCTGGCGGCGGATGCGCTGCGGCACGCGCTGCCGTTCGGCTTCGGCGCCGGCGAGCACCTGGACTGGCTGGGCGTGCGCGAGTACGTCATCGTCGCGGTCACCTGGCCGTTCTTCCTGCGCTTCGCCAAGGTTTACGACCACCGACGGGTGATGCGCGTGGTGCTCGAAGCGCGCGCAATCACCTTCGCGGTGCTGCTGGCCACGGGCGCCCTCTTCGCGGCCTTCTTCGTGCTCAAGGTCGAGTTCCTGTCGCGGTTGCTCTTCGTCTACTTCGTGGTGCTCAACCTGGCGATCCTGATCAACTTCCGCTGGCTGCTCAACCTGGCGCTGCGCACGCGGCACCTCTCGCCCGCCACGCGGCGGCTGGTGCTGATTGCCGGCGCCGGTCCCGTCGGCGACCGCGTGTCCCGGCTCATCATCGACCGGCCCTGGTCGGGCTACGAGGTAATTGGATTCGCCGACGACGATGCGCAGAAGCAGGACACCATGCTGAATGGGCGACCGGTGCTGGGGCTTGTGGAGGAGCTGCCGGCGCTCGTGGAACGGCATGGACCCGACGACGTGATCATCGCGCTGCCGCTCCATGCTCACAGCCGGCTGCGAGAGTCGGTGCTGGCGCTGGAGCGCGCCGACGTGCGCATCCGCGTGGTGCCCGATGTCTTCGACCTGATGCCCGGGCGCACGATGGCCGAGGACACCTGGGGCATCCCGATGATCAGCGTGCGCGCGCCGGAGATCACCGGCTTCGATCGGGTGGTCAAGCGGGTGTTCGACCTGGTGCTCGGGCTCCTGACCCTGGTGGTGATGGCGCCGGTGATGGCGTTTTCCGCGCTGGCCGTCTGGCTGGAAACCGGGCGCCCGGTCATCTTTGCCCAGCGCCGGGTGGGCGAGAACGGCCGGCTCTTTACGATGTACAAGTTCCGCACCATGGTCGCGAACGCCGAGGCCCAGATCGAGGCGGCCCGGCAGAGCGGCCAGCGGCTCGAAGACATCTACAAGCCGGCCAACGACATGCGAGTCACGCGGGTGGGCCGGGTCCTCCGCCGCGCCAGCCTGGATGAGTTGCCCCAGCTCTGGAACGTGCTGCGCGGCGAGATGAGCCTGGTCGGGCCGCGGCCCGAACTGCCCTGGGTGGTGGACCAATACGAATCCTGGCAGCGGCAACGGCTCTCGGTGCTTCCGGGAATCACCGGCTGGTGGCAGGTCAACGGCCGCGGCGATCTGCCGCTGGTCGAAAACGTGGAGTACGACCTGTTCTACATCCAGAACTACTCGCCGCTGCTCGACATCTCCATCCTCGCCCGCACCGTCTGGGTCGTGGCGCGCGGGCGGGGGGCCTACTAG
- a CDS encoding methyltransferase domain-containing protein yields the protein MAGLTPQAFDDRVAGYADSACHRSGPSLPLVLEFANVSPEYFVLDVGTGTGFAAHALAQRGAYVDALDVSRPMLRHTRAAAPAPLRAVRAAAGSIPARGGSYDVVTCRHALHHFGDPADAIGEMARVLRPGGRVVIADTQSPDDSWVASEMHAIETIRDPSHVRNLSAAEFPRYLRAAGLDVAADRECRSPMDFDQWVARSGGTPAMADELWRRMSEPRVAAAFDAHVDAGARRFAWPVRVIAAVRPVYRLGASST from the coding sequence GTGGCCGGCCTGACGCCACAGGCCTTCGACGACCGGGTGGCCGGATATGCCGACTCGGCGTGCCACCGTTCCGGGCCGAGCCTGCCGTTGGTGCTCGAGTTCGCGAACGTCTCGCCCGAATACTTTGTGCTGGACGTTGGCACCGGCACCGGATTCGCGGCCCATGCGCTAGCGCAGCGGGGCGCATACGTGGACGCCCTGGACGTGTCGCGGCCGATGCTGCGCCATACGCGAGCGGCCGCCCCGGCGCCATTGCGCGCGGTGCGTGCGGCCGCCGGCAGCATTCCCGCGCGTGGCGGGAGCTACGACGTGGTCACGTGCCGCCACGCGCTGCATCATTTCGGCGACCCCGCCGACGCCATCGGCGAGATGGCCCGGGTCCTGCGCCCCGGCGGGCGGGTGGTCATTGCCGACACGCAGAGCCCCGACGATTCGTGGGTGGCTTCCGAAATGCACGCGATCGAGACGATCCGCGACCCCTCGCACGTGCGCAATCTGTCGGCCGCGGAGTTCCCGCGCTACCTCCGCGCCGCCGGGCTGGACGTGGCCGCCGACCGCGAGTGCCGTTCGCCCATGGACTTCGATCAGTGGGTGGCCCGCTCCGGCGGCACGCCGGCGATGGCCGACGAGCTATGGCGGCGGATGTCGGAGCCTCGGGTCGCCGCGGCCTTCGACGCTCATGTGGACGCGGGCGCGCGCCGCTTCGCTTGGCCGGTGCGCGTGATCGCGGCCGTGCGGCCCGTGTACCGCTTGGGCGCTAGCTCGACCTAG
- a CDS encoding aspartate aminotransferase family protein yields the protein MAEPNSRSNGSQHPGLSNLMVDFNQMQAFMENPLVIVEGSGVRLTDVEGRSYIDGIAGIAAMQFGHGNRPIIEAMQAQLERVALTLPIYATNQPAMELAERLIDVFPPEFSTVKFVSGGSEANETAMKMARQYHKQTGNPGKYKVISRYSSYHGATLGALSATGGAARKTKYEPLPTGFLKVHPPDCFHCPFKLTYPECGVLCAEIVDEVIRSEGPETVAAFIAEPVIMSAEAFVVPPPEYFKILREICDRHNVVLIYDEIITGFGRLGELFGADVYGAYPDIMTVGKGISGGYAPLAAAIIRGSISETFLGERDDGVHFNAGHTYSGNPVSCAAGLAALQQITGGDVLDNCRRQSQRLRRHLEDMADRYEVIGRVDGHGLLLGAEFVADRSTRASFPADRPFGRAVGAEARRRGLIGRAGDHVWVFAPPLTSTDDEIDEMAAILDASIAETLETYEWPA from the coding sequence ATGGCTGAGCCCAACTCCCGGTCAAACGGCTCCCAGCACCCCGGCCTGTCCAACCTGATGGTCGACTTCAATCAGATGCAGGCCTTCATGGAGAACCCGCTGGTCATCGTGGAAGGCTCCGGGGTGCGGCTGACGGACGTGGAGGGCCGGTCCTACATCGACGGGATCGCGGGCATCGCCGCGATGCAGTTCGGCCATGGCAACCGGCCCATCATCGAGGCCATGCAGGCGCAGCTGGAGCGCGTCGCGTTGACCCTGCCCATCTACGCCACCAACCAGCCCGCGATGGAGCTGGCCGAGCGGCTTATCGATGTCTTCCCGCCGGAGTTCAGCACCGTCAAGTTCGTGAGCGGCGGTTCCGAGGCCAACGAGACCGCGATGAAGATGGCTCGCCAGTACCACAAGCAGACCGGGAATCCGGGCAAGTACAAGGTGATTTCACGCTACTCCAGCTACCACGGCGCGACCCTCGGCGCCCTGTCCGCGACCGGTGGAGCCGCGCGCAAGACGAAGTACGAGCCGCTTCCGACCGGATTCCTCAAGGTCCACCCGCCCGACTGCTTTCACTGCCCCTTCAAGCTCACCTATCCCGAGTGCGGCGTGCTGTGCGCGGAGATCGTGGACGAGGTGATTCGCAGCGAAGGCCCGGAGACCGTCGCCGCGTTCATCGCGGAGCCGGTCATCATGTCCGCCGAGGCCTTTGTGGTGCCGCCGCCGGAGTACTTCAAGATCCTGCGCGAGATCTGCGACCGGCACAACGTGGTCCTGATCTACGACGAGATCATCACCGGCTTCGGCCGGCTGGGCGAGCTGTTCGGCGCGGATGTCTATGGGGCGTATCCCGACATCATGACGGTGGGCAAGGGCATCAGCGGCGGCTATGCGCCGTTGGCGGCGGCCATCATTCGCGGCAGCATTTCCGAGACGTTCCTGGGCGAGCGGGACGATGGGGTGCACTTCAACGCGGGCCACACCTACTCCGGCAACCCCGTCTCCTGCGCCGCGGGCCTCGCCGCCCTGCAGCAGATCACCGGCGGCGACGTGCTGGACAACTGCCGCCGCCAGAGCCAGCGCCTGCGCCGGCACCTGGAAGACATGGCCGACCGCTACGAGGTCATCGGACGCGTTGACGGCCACGGCCTGCTCCTCGGCGCGGAATTCGTGGCCGACCGTTCCACCCGGGCCAGCTTTCCCGCTGATCGTCCGTTTGGACGGGCGGTCGGCGCCGAAGCGCGCCGGCGGGGCCTGATTGGCCGAGCCGGCGATCACGTGTGGGTATTCGCGCCGCCGCTTACGTCCACCGACGACGAGATCGACGAGATGGCGGCCATTCTCGACGCCTCGATCGCCGAGACGCTCGAGACCTACGAGTGGCCGGCCTGA
- the dgoD gene encoding galactonate dehydratase, which produces MQITDIQTMHCGAPAAPGARLNRVWTFVRIETDSGIHGTGECSLFKVNQAVAEVVERFGTFLIGQDPTRVEHLWQQMYRHPFFRGGPILNAAISGIDMALWDIAGKVAGLPAYRMLGGPVRDRVRAYARADLGGSEIDQVLDAQRQGFTAFKIAPPHLEGGFNEFALAKAAVELVAAVRAAAGPELDLMIDFHGRLSPAAAVRFLDGVRDQDLLFAEELIPPDNVPAYAQVTAAVPEVPCATGERLYTRWGFRELIESRAVHVVQPDICYAGGISELRRIAAHAETHYISMAPHNPNGPVATAANIQLAAATPNFLILEYARKPPYFESVLQEPLAFADGHFALPEAPGLGVELDEAFIAANPPHELEFGSDVYADGAVADI; this is translated from the coding sequence ATGCAAATCACCGACATTCAGACCATGCACTGCGGCGCGCCGGCCGCTCCCGGAGCACGACTCAACCGGGTGTGGACCTTCGTCCGAATCGAAACCGACAGCGGCATCCACGGCACCGGCGAGTGCAGCCTGTTCAAGGTGAACCAGGCCGTGGCGGAGGTGGTGGAGCGGTTCGGCACGTTTCTAATCGGGCAGGACCCCACCCGCGTCGAGCACCTGTGGCAGCAGATGTATCGCCACCCGTTTTTCCGCGGCGGGCCGATCCTCAACGCGGCGATCAGCGGCATCGACATGGCGCTGTGGGACATCGCCGGCAAGGTCGCCGGGCTGCCCGCATACCGCATGCTCGGCGGTCCAGTGCGCGATCGCGTCCGCGCCTACGCCCGGGCCGACCTGGGAGGCTCGGAAATCGACCAGGTGCTGGACGCCCAGCGACAGGGCTTCACGGCGTTCAAGATCGCGCCGCCGCATCTCGAAGGCGGCTTCAACGAGTTTGCCCTGGCCAAGGCCGCCGTGGAATTGGTAGCGGCCGTTCGAGCCGCGGCGGGTCCCGAGCTCGATCTGATGATCGACTTTCACGGGCGACTCTCGCCGGCGGCGGCCGTTCGCTTTCTCGACGGTGTACGCGACCAAGATCTGCTGTTCGCGGAGGAGCTGATCCCGCCGGACAACGTGCCGGCCTACGCCCAGGTGACTGCCGCGGTGCCCGAGGTGCCGTGCGCGACCGGCGAGCGACTCTACACCCGCTGGGGGTTCCGCGAGCTGATCGAATCGCGCGCCGTGCACGTGGTCCAGCCCGACATCTGCTACGCGGGCGGCATCTCCGAGCTGCGCCGCATCGCCGCGCACGCCGAGACGCACTACATCTCCATGGCGCCCCACAACCCCAACGGCCCCGTGGCGACGGCGGCGAATATTCAACTGGCGGCGGCGACGCCGAACTTCCTCATCCTCGAATATGCGCGCAAGCCGCCGTACTTCGAGAGCGTCTTGCAGGAACCGCTGGCCTTCGCCGATGGGCATTTCGCGTTGCCGGAGGCTCCGGGTCTCGGCGTCGAGCTGGATGAGGCCTTCATCGCGGCGAACCCGCCACACGAGCTGGAATTCGGCTCCGACGTATACGCCGACGGCGCGGTGGCGGACATATAG
- a CDS encoding glycosyltransferase family 4 protein, translating to MPARDRPRVLHLSPTWFGEISVIGGGERFPLELARAMRERVPTRLVAFGGPPTTADAAGFPIEVARTWRHLRDRPYDAIGPGFIPALLWADVVHCHQARTGLTALATLLARPLGKRVFVTDHGGGGVGWLRRARLGRWVHAHLAQSRFVVDTLPYMGRRTAIVHGGVDPQVFAPSAAKARGEVVFVGRLLPHKGIEHAIRALPDDAHLAVYGRPADLDYAAFLRREAEGRAVTFHEDADDRELVQALGRACVAVMPSVFEDFRGRHQQHPELLGLAALEAMACGTAVVVSQAGGIPEVVEPSYGVVVPPGDSAALRAALAPYTSNPEHAAACGTRARERVLRDFTWSAVADRCLAAYGPVPSPSGRGLG from the coding sequence ATGCCGGCGCGTGATCGTCCGCGGGTGCTCCACCTCTCTCCGACGTGGTTCGGGGAGATTTCGGTCATCGGCGGCGGCGAGCGCTTTCCCCTCGAGCTCGCGCGCGCCATGCGGGAACGCGTGCCGACCCGGCTCGTCGCATTCGGCGGGCCACCCACAACCGCCGACGCCGCCGGGTTCCCCATCGAAGTGGCCCGCACCTGGCGCCACCTGCGGGACCGCCCGTATGACGCCATCGGTCCGGGCTTCATTCCCGCCCTCCTGTGGGCCGACGTCGTCCACTGCCACCAGGCGCGCACCGGGCTGACGGCGCTGGCGACACTGTTGGCGCGTCCGCTCGGGAAGCGCGTGTTCGTCACGGATCACGGAGGCGGCGGGGTCGGGTGGCTGCGGCGCGCTCGCCTGGGGCGCTGGGTCCACGCCCACCTGGCGCAAAGCCGGTTCGTGGTGGACACGCTGCCTTATATGGGCCGTCGCACGGCGATCGTCCACGGTGGGGTAGACCCACAGGTGTTTGCGCCGTCTGCGGCCAAGGCTCGCGGCGAAGTGGTGTTTGTGGGCCGCCTGCTGCCGCACAAGGGGATCGAGCACGCCATTCGCGCGCTGCCCGACGACGCGCATCTTGCCGTGTACGGTCGACCCGCCGACCTCGACTACGCCGCGTTCCTGCGGCGCGAAGCCGAGGGCCGCGCCGTCACGTTCCACGAAGACGCCGACGACCGGGAGCTCGTGCAGGCGCTCGGCCGCGCTTGCGTGGCGGTGATGCCCTCGGTGTTCGAGGACTTTCGCGGCCGCCACCAGCAGCATCCGGAGCTGCTCGGGCTGGCCGCGCTGGAGGCCATGGCCTGCGGCACGGCCGTGGTGGTTTCGCAGGCCGGTGGGATTCCCGAGGTCGTCGAGCCGTCCTACGGCGTCGTGGTGCCTCCGGGCGATTCGGCGGCGCTTCGCGCGGCGCTGGCGCCGTATACGTCAAATCCCGAGCATGCCGCGGCCTGCGGCACGCGCGCCCGCGAGCGGGTGCTGCGCGACTTCACCTGGAGCGCCGTGGCTGACCGGTGTCTGGCCGCCTACGGTCCGGTTCCCTCTCCCTCAGGGAGAGGGTTAGGGTGA
- a CDS encoding methyltransferase domain-containing protein, with translation MANRPLSVPAGLPSLLSTALAGRSDRELLRLAIEAHLHQPAIALWRATEFAMLREVAFGAPVLDLGCGGGAVAGVVLHDHWPRDGLELLASEARAARDLGVYRGVIRSDATRAPLAEGAYATVFSQSVLEHIPDDRAAVREAARALAPGGRLVFTVPSPAFAERIRQGPGGEAALQATNDRLGHFHYRSLDEWAALLDTCGLGIVDTGGHLPARTQHAWQRLDALMTHRLGRRRVLDIFRALHRRRLVHRSAWIAAWTAMLWRPFRRKVDDPGGYLIVAQAP, from the coding sequence ATGGCGAACCGGCCGCTTAGCGTGCCCGCCGGATTGCCGTCGCTGCTGTCCACGGCTCTCGCGGGACGCTCCGACCGCGAGCTCTTGCGACTGGCGATCGAGGCGCACCTGCATCAGCCGGCGATCGCGCTCTGGCGCGCCACCGAGTTCGCCATGCTGCGCGAGGTGGCGTTCGGTGCGCCGGTTCTCGATCTGGGCTGCGGCGGGGGCGCCGTCGCCGGAGTGGTGCTCCACGACCACTGGCCGCGCGACGGCCTCGAATTGCTCGCCAGCGAGGCACGCGCCGCCCGCGACCTGGGCGTCTACCGGGGCGTGATTCGCTCGGACGCGACGCGGGCCCCGCTGGCCGAAGGCGCCTATGCCACGGTTTTCAGCCAAAGCGTGCTGGAGCACATTCCGGACGACCGAGCCGCCGTGCGCGAGGCGGCGCGGGCGCTCGCGCCGGGCGGGCGGCTGGTATTCACGGTGCCTTCCCCGGCCTTCGCCGAGCGGATTCGCCAGGGACCCGGCGGTGAGGCCGCCCTGCAAGCGACGAACGACCGGCTGGGCCACTTCCACTACCGCTCGCTCGACGAATGGGCGGCGCTGCTGGACACCTGCGGCCTCGGCATCGTCGACACCGGCGGGCACCTACCCGCTCGCACGCAACACGCCTGGCAGCGCCTGGACGCGCTGATGACGCATCGGCTGGGCCGACGCCGCGTCCTGGATATCTTTCGGGCGCTGCACCGCCGACGCCTCGTCCACCGCAGCGCGTGGATTGCCGCGTGGACCGCGATGCTCTGGCGACCCTTCCGTCGGAAGGTGGACGATCCCGGCGGCTACCTGATCGTGGCCCAGGCGCCCTAG
- a CDS encoding glycosyltransferase, translating into MRVLLIGPEWDTGLWTDYCGAGLEAGGHDVATLFYGRDLARPVGLWGRVRRRLAGPHRFHIGRVLEAMRRDNLRVLDAAVRHRPDLTVVLKGEVLLPETVERLRDLTSGPVVQWCGDDPSWFPHIMAAAHLYDRFFLAEPSYAADLARHGVGAEFMTHAADPDTWGPAPDELQDPPEWDVVFVGDARHNMGHLPSTRLRVDLVEAAARSGLRVAVWGRGWEKLDANSPARQRHEGLTLLPAAAVARAYRRAKIALNAHHAQMREGVNMRTFEIPAAGAFQLCDAKARLGELLEIGHEVAVYEGVDDLVDRLHRYAGDDAARARIAEAGRRRVLRDHTYTVRMAQLVARSHGEPAA; encoded by the coding sequence ATGCGCGTCCTCCTGATCGGGCCCGAATGGGACACGGGTCTATGGACCGACTATTGCGGCGCGGGGTTGGAGGCCGGAGGCCACGACGTGGCCACACTGTTCTATGGCCGCGACCTGGCACGTCCGGTGGGTCTCTGGGGCCGCGTGCGGCGCCGGCTCGCCGGGCCGCATCGGTTTCATATCGGGCGGGTGCTCGAGGCCATGCGCCGTGACAATCTTCGCGTGCTGGATGCCGCCGTGCGCCACCGCCCCGATCTCACCGTGGTCCTGAAGGGCGAGGTGCTGCTGCCGGAAACCGTCGAGCGCCTGCGCGATCTCACGTCGGGACCCGTGGTGCAGTGGTGTGGGGACGATCCCTCGTGGTTTCCCCACATCATGGCCGCCGCCCATCTCTACGACCGATTCTTCCTCGCTGAGCCGTCCTATGCGGCCGACCTCGCCCGGCACGGGGTGGGGGCTGAGTTCATGACCCATGCCGCCGATCCCGACACCTGGGGACCAGCACCCGACGAACTCCAAGACCCGCCGGAGTGGGACGTGGTGTTCGTGGGCGACGCGCGGCACAACATGGGGCATTTGCCGTCCACGCGCCTGCGCGTGGACCTGGTGGAGGCCGCGGCCCGCAGCGGCCTGCGCGTGGCGGTTTGGGGCCGCGGGTGGGAGAAGCTCGACGCCAACTCGCCGGCGCGGCAACGACACGAAGGGCTGACGCTGTTGCCCGCCGCGGCCGTGGCGCGAGCCTACCGCCGCGCCAAGATCGCGCTCAACGCACACCATGCCCAGATGCGCGAGGGCGTGAACATGCGCACCTTTGAGATTCCCGCCGCGGGCGCCTTCCAACTCTGCGACGCCAAGGCGCGGCTCGGCGAGCTGCTCGAGATTGGACACGAAGTCGCCGTCTACGAGGGCGTCGACGACCTGGTTGACCGGCTGCACCGCTACGCGGGCGACGACGCGGCGCGGGCGCGGATCGCGGAGGCCGGTCGCCGGCGCGTGCTGCGCGACCACACCTACACCGTGCGCATGGCCCAGCTCGTCGCGCGATCGCATGGCGAACCGGCCGCTTAG